A genomic window from Erwinia sp. SLM-02 includes:
- a CDS encoding glycosyltransferase family 2 protein, whose translation MHTRQPLSVVLIAKNAAELLPECLTSVSWADEIILLDSGSSDGTAEIAERHGARVFHSTQWHGYGKQRQLAQSYASHAMILMIDTDERVTPELRRSIEQVLEQPASETVYSIARRNLFLGRFMRHSGWYPDRVTRLYPRSYRYNDNQVHESLETARAAVRPLQGDLLHLTCRDFSDFQWKQFAYAEAWAKQRHLQGKRCGIAAIFGHTAGAFLKTLVLRAGFLDGKQGWLLAVVNAQYTFNKYTALWALNHASRNGRL comes from the coding sequence ATGCACACTCGCCAGCCGCTGTCGGTAGTCCTGATTGCAAAAAATGCGGCAGAGCTCCTGCCGGAATGTCTGACGTCCGTCAGCTGGGCAGATGAAATTATTCTTCTCGACTCCGGCAGCAGCGACGGTACCGCAGAAATCGCGGAACGTCATGGCGCTCGCGTTTTTCATTCCACGCAATGGCACGGCTATGGCAAACAGCGCCAGCTGGCGCAGAGCTATGCCAGCCATGCGATGATTTTGATGATCGATACCGACGAGCGCGTCACGCCTGAGCTGCGTCGCAGCATTGAGCAGGTACTTGAACAACCCGCTTCGGAGACGGTGTACAGCATTGCCCGACGTAATCTGTTCCTCGGCCGGTTTATGCGTCATAGCGGCTGGTATCCCGATCGGGTAACACGCCTTTATCCCCGCAGTTATCGCTACAACGATAATCAGGTGCATGAATCCCTGGAAACCGCACGCGCGGCGGTACGTCCCCTGCAGGGGGATCTTCTGCATCTGACCTGCCGTGATTTTTCTGATTTCCAGTGGAAGCAGTTCGCCTACGCGGAGGCCTGGGCTAAACAGCGCCATCTGCAGGGTAAACGCTGCGGCATCGCCGCAATATTCGGCCATACTGCAGGTGCCTTCCTGAAAACCCTGGTGCTGCGCGCCGGTTTTCTTGACGGCAAACAGGGCTGGCTGCTGGCCGTAGTCAATGCACAGTATACGTTCAATAAATATACGGCCCTGTGGGCTCTCAATCACGCATCCAGGAACGGCAGACTATGA
- the waaA gene encoding lipid IV(A) 3-deoxy-D-manno-octulosonic acid transferase translates to MITIYTVLLYLIQPFIWLRLWLRGRKAPAYRLRWAERYGFCKGKVKPDGILLHSVSVGETLAAIPLVRALRHRYPDLPIVVTTMTPTGSERASSAFGKDVHHVYLPYDLPGAMNRFLDTVNPRLVIIMETELWPNMISLLHARKIPLVIANARLSERSAKGYQKIAKFMKRLLQQITLIAAQNQEDGERFVALGLKRSHLAVTGSLKFDISVTPELAARAITLRRQWAPHRPVWIATSTHEGEESIILDAHRKLLARFPTLLLILVPRHPERFDTARNLTQKAGMSYTLRSSGEIPSGSTQVVIGDTMGELMLLYGIADLAFVGGSLVERGGHNPLEPAAHAIPVLMGPHTFNFKDICSRLQQADGLITVTDADSLDKEIGTLLTDEDYRLYYGRHAVDVLHQNQGALQRLLHLLEPHLPQRNH, encoded by the coding sequence ATGATTACCATTTATACCGTTTTACTGTATCTCATTCAGCCCTTCATCTGGCTCCGTCTCTGGTTACGCGGCCGGAAAGCGCCTGCCTATCGCCTGCGATGGGCTGAACGCTATGGTTTCTGCAAAGGTAAAGTAAAACCTGATGGGATCCTGCTGCATTCGGTTTCCGTCGGTGAAACCCTGGCCGCCATACCCCTGGTTCGTGCGCTGCGCCATCGCTATCCCGATCTGCCGATTGTGGTAACGACTATGACGCCTACGGGGTCTGAACGCGCCAGCTCAGCGTTTGGCAAAGACGTTCATCATGTTTACCTGCCCTATGATTTACCCGGCGCGATGAATCGCTTCCTGGATACCGTCAATCCCCGACTGGTTATCATCATGGAAACCGAACTCTGGCCGAATATGATCTCCCTGCTGCACGCGCGTAAAATTCCCCTGGTGATCGCCAATGCCCGCCTGTCCGAACGTTCGGCGAAAGGCTATCAAAAAATCGCCAAGTTTATGAAGCGCCTGCTGCAGCAAATTACCCTGATTGCGGCACAGAACCAGGAAGACGGCGAACGCTTCGTTGCCCTCGGGCTGAAACGTTCGCACCTGGCGGTAACCGGCAGCCTCAAGTTCGATATCTCCGTCACTCCTGAGCTGGCAGCGCGCGCCATTACGCTGCGCCGCCAGTGGGCGCCGCATCGTCCGGTATGGATAGCGACCAGCACCCATGAAGGTGAAGAGAGTATTATTCTGGATGCGCACCGCAAGCTGCTGGCCCGCTTCCCGACGCTGTTGTTGATCCTCGTGCCGCGGCACCCGGAACGCTTCGATACCGCGCGTAACCTGACGCAGAAGGCCGGAATGAGCTATACGCTGCGCAGCAGCGGAGAAATCCCCTCCGGCAGTACGCAGGTGGTGATCGGCGATACCATGGGCGAACTGATGTTGCTGTACGGGATTGCCGATCTGGCGTTCGTGGGCGGCAGTCTGGTGGAGCGCGGTGGTCATAATCCGCTGGAGCCTGCGGCTCATGCCATTCCGGTGCTGATGGGGCCACACACCTTTAATTTCAAAGATATCTGCTCCCGACTGCAGCAGGCCGACGGCCTGATCACCGTGACCGATGCCGACTCGCTGGATAAAGAGATTGGCACGCTGCTGACCGACGAGGACTATCGCCTCTATTACGGTCGCCATGCGGTTGATGTTCTGCACCAGAATCAGGGCGCACTCCAGCGCCTGCTCCATTTGCTGGAGCCTCACCTGCCACAGCGGAATCACTAA
- a CDS encoding glycosyltransferase — protein MDSYMQPPPLLTVIVPLYNAGAFFKPFIESLLAQTFQQLEIIIVDDGSTDGSGESAEKYASSVAHMRVLHQANGGVSRARNTGLQQARGKYVTFPDADDILEPQMYQTLMEMVLADDLDAAQCNARRIHANDNDGIPLIPFERLRSTPSLSGTEWLNRALKTRRYLHVVWLGVYRLSLIKSCHLRFIPGLHHQDIPWTTEFMFNARSVRYCDALLYRYRIHHESVSHRKRHGRQNVRYQRHYLRICALLDDINHRYQHQVPVCRSFHAQITREALSVCHAIRREPDADARRTMIHDLLRTRTPQRMMRNARGLTQWYKLLVWHIRLLYLYHFQRVNH, from the coding sequence ATGGACTCTTACATGCAACCACCCCCACTGCTCACGGTGATCGTTCCTCTGTATAATGCCGGTGCTTTTTTTAAGCCTTTTATAGAATCGCTGCTGGCACAAACCTTCCAACAGCTTGAGATTATCATTGTCGATGATGGTTCAACCGATGGCTCCGGAGAATCTGCGGAGAAGTATGCCAGCAGCGTAGCGCATATGCGTGTGCTTCATCAGGCTAATGGCGGCGTGTCACGGGCACGGAATACTGGCCTGCAGCAGGCACGGGGAAAATATGTCACCTTTCCCGACGCGGACGATATTCTTGAACCGCAAATGTACCAGACACTGATGGAAATGGTATTAGCCGACGACCTTGATGCCGCCCAGTGTAATGCGCGGCGTATTCACGCTAATGATAATGATGGCATCCCTTTAATTCCGTTTGAGCGGCTACGATCAACCCCTTCTCTTTCAGGAACTGAATGGCTTAACCGGGCACTCAAAACACGCCGTTATCTGCATGTCGTCTGGCTGGGCGTTTACCGCCTTTCGCTGATTAAATCCTGCCATCTGCGCTTTATCCCCGGCCTGCATCATCAGGATATACCGTGGACGACGGAATTTATGTTTAACGCGCGGAGCGTTCGCTATTGCGATGCCTTGCTGTATCGCTACAGGATACATCATGAGTCCGTCAGCCATCGCAAACGTCACGGTAGGCAAAATGTCCGGTATCAACGCCATTACCTGCGGATTTGTGCTCTGCTGGACGACATTAATCACCGCTATCAGCACCAGGTACCTGTCTGTCGTTCTTTTCATGCGCAAATCACGCGCGAGGCACTCAGCGTCTGCCATGCTATCCGCCGCGAGCCAGATGCCGATGCCCGCCGCACAATGATCCACGATCTCCTGCGGACCCGCACTCCCCAGCGTATGATGCGTAACGCTCGTGGCCTGACTCAGTGGTATAAATTACTGGTGTGGCACATACGTCTGCTTTACCTCTATCATTTCCAGAGAGTGAACCACTAA
- a CDS encoding glycosyltransferase family 9 protein, whose amino-acid sequence MKNILIIRRDNIGDLVCTTPLIEGAKSAWPDASVYLLINSVSQDVVRNNPHIEKTFIYRKAKHRKKNESKFSVYLDRLKIFMRLRRIRFDAVILANPNPCVYSLRLAKMAGAKHIIGADTGDRAINVPFRPADFIGQHQVERTFSYLSAITDQKITIPPVRIWLSESERQQAAQRFADRRSTEGPVLAVHISSRSPKRRWPLERYVEIIQRHLATSRGSAVIFWSPQGTLAPDDVGDEHRAEQVLAACASERVSLYPTASVRELVAAFEHCDRLLCSDGGQMHLASAMNKKQVVLFGDTDSQVWHPWSGDYRIMQTPSGECADVSVDEVWHQLQSLAD is encoded by the coding sequence ATGAAAAACATTTTGATTATTCGTCGTGACAATATTGGCGATCTGGTGTGTACCACGCCGCTGATCGAAGGTGCTAAATCCGCCTGGCCCGATGCCAGCGTCTATTTACTGATCAATTCCGTTAGCCAGGACGTGGTCAGAAACAATCCGCATATCGAAAAGACTTTTATCTACCGCAAAGCCAAGCATCGTAAGAAAAATGAGAGCAAGTTCAGCGTTTATCTCGACCGGCTTAAAATTTTTATGCGGCTGCGCCGTATCCGTTTTGATGCGGTGATTCTGGCGAACCCCAATCCCTGCGTATACAGCCTTCGGCTGGCGAAAATGGCGGGAGCGAAGCATATTATTGGCGCTGATACCGGCGACCGGGCGATTAATGTTCCTTTTCGACCTGCGGATTTCATCGGTCAGCATCAGGTAGAGCGGACGTTCAGCTATCTTTCTGCCATCACCGACCAAAAGATAACGATCCCTCCGGTGCGGATCTGGCTGAGCGAGAGCGAGCGCCAGCAGGCCGCCCAGCGTTTTGCAGACAGGCGCTCAACTGAAGGGCCGGTGCTGGCGGTGCATATCAGCAGCCGCAGTCCCAAACGCCGCTGGCCGCTGGAGCGCTATGTCGAGATTATCCAGCGCCATCTGGCGACCAGTCGCGGCAGCGCGGTGATCTTCTGGTCACCACAGGGAACGCTGGCGCCCGATGATGTCGGCGATGAGCATCGTGCCGAGCAGGTACTGGCTGCCTGCGCCAGCGAACGTGTTTCCCTCTATCCCACCGCCTCGGTGCGCGAACTGGTGGCGGCATTTGAACACTGCGACCGCCTGCTGTGCAGCGACGGAGGCCAGATGCATCTGGCCTCGGCGATGAATAAAAAGCAGGTCGTGCTGTTTGGTGATACGGACAGCCAGGTCTGGCATCCGTGGTCAGGCGACTACCGAATAATGCAGACGCCTTCCGGTGAATGCGCCGATGTCAGCGTCGATGAGGTCTGGCATCAGCTGCAAAGCTTAGCGGATTGA
- a CDS encoding glycosyltransferase — translation MRILMIIDGLPGGGAEKVVLTLCEGMQKMGHDVSLFSLRNVCNYAIPDGIDYQVVESPSSAPWRKLTELSRRAAALDDAIAVSESHHGSYDLIFSNLHKTDRIVARCKTIPPQKLWYCIHGILSTSYLGHRSGFSRWLKLRKIARIYQGKNIVAVSRAVGEDMTQKLAISPSRLAVINNPFDIEGILKQAAEPLSVAGVPYIVHVGRFHPHKRHDRLLEAFAASGIPAKLVLAGTGNEDQIAKTKDLAVRLGIDDRVVFAGFQANPYPLIKHARMLVLSSDSEGFGNVLVEALLCGTPVVSTRCPGGPAEILERMGMSDALAELNTDSLAGKIAATWQSPPLIDSQKLSEYDLEPVCRQYLALQAKSIR, via the coding sequence ATGCGTATTTTGATGATTATTGACGGCCTGCCGGGCGGCGGCGCCGAGAAAGTGGTGCTGACGCTGTGCGAAGGAATGCAGAAGATGGGCCATGATGTCAGCCTGTTTTCACTGCGCAACGTGTGTAATTACGCTATCCCGGACGGGATCGATTATCAGGTCGTGGAAAGTCCGAGCAGCGCGCCGTGGCGTAAGCTCACCGAGCTGTCGCGCCGCGCCGCCGCGCTGGATGATGCCATCGCGGTAAGCGAATCGCATCACGGCAGCTACGATCTCATCTTCTCCAATCTGCATAAAACCGATCGCATTGTCGCGCGCTGCAAAACCATTCCGCCGCAGAAGCTGTGGTACTGCATCCACGGTATTCTCTCCACCTCGTATCTTGGGCACCGCAGCGGGTTCAGCCGCTGGCTGAAGCTGCGTAAAATCGCCCGGATTTATCAGGGAAAAAACATCGTTGCGGTATCCCGTGCGGTGGGAGAAGACATGACCCAAAAGCTGGCGATTTCGCCTTCCCGTCTGGCGGTAATTAATAATCCTTTTGATATTGAAGGTATTTTAAAGCAGGCCGCGGAGCCATTATCCGTCGCGGGTGTGCCTTACATTGTTCACGTCGGGCGTTTTCACCCGCACAAGCGGCACGACCGCCTGCTGGAGGCCTTCGCGGCATCGGGCATTCCGGCCAAACTGGTCCTGGCAGGAACCGGCAACGAAGACCAAATCGCCAAAACGAAGGATCTGGCCGTTCGGCTGGGTATTGATGACCGGGTGGTTTTCGCCGGTTTCCAGGCTAACCCTTACCCGTTGATTAAACATGCCAGGATGCTGGTGCTAAGTTCGGACAGTGAAGGTTTCGGCAACGTGCTGGTGGAAGCCCTGCTGTGCGGCACCCCGGTGGTCAGTACGCGCTGCCCCGGCGGGCCAGCCGAAATTCTCGAACGTATGGGAATGAGCGACGCGCTGGCCGAGCTGAATACCGATTCACTGGCCGGGAAGATAGCGGCGACCTGGCAGTCGCCACCGTTAATCGATAGCCAGAAACTCAGCGAATATGATTTGGAACCCGTTTGCCGGCAGTATCTGGCGCTTCAGGCGAAATCAATCCGCTAA
- a CDS encoding glycosyltransferase family 4 protein — MKPIRLAIVRQKYRPDGGAERFISRALEALDQQSLDLNVITREWQGQRQPNWHLHICNPTKWGRISRERGFADAARALWQRENFDIVQSHERIAGCDIYRAGDGVHQRWLELRGQLMPGWRHKLLLANRYHRYVMAAEKAMYEAPELKAVICNAEMVKQEIIQRFGVASNKIHVIYNAINTAQFVPADSTTRAAIRQKISLPLNASVLIYVGSGFERKGLAAAIRAVANTDRYLLVVGKDKAEKQYRALATELGCADRIRFVGMQSDTLPWYQAADGLLLPTLYDPFPNVILEAMACGLPVITSTTCGGAEFIQPGRNGFVCDALDVPALRDAVMALPEQATDSNMALAAREQVMASTPLRLSQQLISLYQQILD; from the coding sequence ATGAAGCCCATCAGACTGGCTATCGTACGGCAAAAATACCGCCCCGATGGGGGTGCCGAACGTTTCATCTCACGCGCGCTGGAAGCGCTGGACCAGCAGTCGCTTGATTTGAATGTGATTACCCGCGAATGGCAGGGACAGCGCCAGCCCAACTGGCATCTGCATATCTGCAACCCGACAAAATGGGGCCGCATCAGCCGCGAGCGTGGTTTTGCCGACGCCGCGCGGGCGCTATGGCAGCGTGAAAACTTCGATATCGTTCAAAGCCACGAGCGTATTGCCGGATGCGATATCTATCGCGCCGGGGACGGTGTTCACCAGCGCTGGCTTGAGCTGCGTGGTCAACTGATGCCGGGCTGGCGGCATAAACTGCTGCTGGCGAATCGCTATCATCGTTACGTGATGGCGGCGGAAAAAGCGATGTATGAAGCCCCGGAACTGAAAGCCGTTATCTGCAATGCGGAGATGGTCAAGCAGGAGATCATTCAGCGGTTTGGCGTTGCCAGTAACAAAATTCACGTTATCTATAACGCGATTAATACTGCCCAGTTCGTACCGGCAGACAGCACGACGCGCGCGGCTATCCGGCAAAAAATTTCGCTCCCGCTTAACGCCAGCGTGCTGATTTATGTCGGTTCCGGCTTCGAACGTAAAGGGCTGGCAGCGGCAATACGTGCCGTAGCCAACACCGATCGTTATCTGCTGGTGGTCGGCAAAGATAAAGCGGAAAAACAGTATCGGGCACTGGCTACAGAGCTGGGCTGCGCCGATCGGATCCGCTTCGTGGGGATGCAGTCGGATACGCTGCCGTGGTATCAGGCCGCCGATGGGCTGCTGCTGCCCACGCTGTACGATCCGTTCCCCAATGTTATTCTCGAAGCCATGGCCTGCGGCCTGCCGGTCATCACCTCGACCACCTGCGGTGGCGCAGAGTTTATTCAGCCGGGCCGTAATGGCTTCGTGTGTGACGCGCTGGATGTTCCGGCACTGCGCGATGCGGTCATGGCGCTTCCTGAACAGGCGACCGACAGCAATATGGCACTGGCGGCGCGCGAACAGGTTATGGCTTCCACCCCGCTGCGGCTGTCGCAGCAGCTGATATCGCTTTATCAACAGATTCTGGACTAA
- the rfaQ gene encoding putative lipopolysaccharide heptosyltransferase III — translation MESLDLSHIPHPVSRILVIKFRHHGDMLLTTPVIHSLKAAFPDAQIDVLLFEETRTMLSCHPDIHRIYAIDRSWKKQGVRFQISQEWRLMSTLRKRHYDMVLNLADQWRSAIITRFTGARVRLGFDFPKRQGRLWRRCHTQLVSTADHNSLHTVEQNLSLLAPLRLPERQDNVAMHYSAEDRQIVRDLAGSEDYVVVQPTSRWFFKCWSEEKFAATLQGLLDDGRKVVMTSGPDGKEIAMVEGIIARLASREGVVSLAGKLTLTQLAALIDGAQLFIGVDSVPMHMAAALQTPTVALFGPSKLVFWRPWQVKGEIIWAGDYAPLPDPDSVDTKTSERYLDAIPVDDVLAAARRLLA, via the coding sequence ATGGAATCTCTGGATCTGTCCCACATCCCTCACCCGGTATCACGTATCCTGGTGATCAAGTTTCGCCACCATGGCGATATGTTGCTGACTACGCCGGTTATTCACTCGTTAAAAGCTGCCTTTCCTGATGCTCAGATTGATGTGCTGCTTTTTGAGGAAACCCGCACCATGCTCAGCTGTCATCCGGATATTCACCGGATTTATGCCATCGACCGCAGCTGGAAAAAACAGGGTGTACGCTTCCAGATTAGTCAGGAATGGCGGCTGATGAGCACGCTGAGAAAACGGCATTACGATATGGTACTGAATCTGGCAGACCAGTGGCGCAGTGCCATCATTACCCGCTTCACCGGCGCACGTGTGCGGCTGGGGTTTGATTTCCCTAAGCGTCAGGGAAGGCTGTGGCGTCGGTGCCATACGCAGTTGGTTTCCACGGCAGACCATAATTCGCTGCATACCGTGGAGCAGAACCTGTCGCTGCTGGCGCCTTTACGGCTCCCGGAGCGGCAGGACAACGTCGCCATGCACTACTCCGCTGAGGATCGTCAGATCGTTCGGGATCTGGCCGGTTCGGAAGATTATGTCGTTGTGCAGCCGACCTCCCGCTGGTTCTTCAAATGCTGGAGCGAAGAGAAGTTTGCCGCCACGCTTCAGGGGCTGCTCGATGACGGGCGAAAAGTGGTCATGACCTCTGGCCCGGACGGGAAAGAGATAGCCATGGTGGAGGGGATTATCGCCCGCCTGGCCTCACGTGAGGGGGTTGTCTCTTTGGCCGGGAAGCTGACGCTGACTCAGCTTGCCGCACTGATTGACGGTGCGCAGCTGTTTATCGGCGTGGATTCCGTTCCAATGCATATGGCCGCGGCCCTGCAAACGCCGACGGTCGCGCTGTTTGGCCCCTCCAAACTGGTGTTCTGGCGGCCGTGGCAGGTGAAGGGCGAGATCATCTGGGCAGGCGACTACGCCCCCCTGCCGGATCCGGACAGTGTTGATACGAAGACCAGCGAACGTTATCTGGATGCCATTCCCGTTGACGATGTACTGGCCGCAGCACGGAGGCTCTTAGCATGA
- a CDS encoding polysaccharide deacetylase family protein: MGKPAFIITIDTEGDNLWQNHDRIVTENTRFLPRFQQLCEKYAFKPTWLTNYEMAVDPAYVEFARDVIARDTGEIGMHLHAWNNPPIQDLTGDDWRHKPYLIEYPDAVIREKVSYITRLLEDTLQTKMRSHRAGRWAFNEFYAGLLIELGYQVDCSVTPRVNWQFSPGAPQGNGGTNYQHFPDRAYFIDPQDISRAGDSPLLEVPMSIQYKHSALMNGVKQGWDRLRGKQRSPSVHWLRPGRGNLQQMIGVAEKTLAEGSDYVEFMLHSSEFMPGGSPTFKTAADIDALYDDLEQLFSWLQSRTTGLTLSEYYQSKVG; this comes from the coding sequence ATGGGTAAGCCCGCGTTTATCATCACCATCGATACCGAAGGCGATAATCTTTGGCAAAATCACGATCGGATCGTCACCGAAAACACCCGGTTTTTGCCCCGTTTCCAGCAGCTTTGTGAAAAGTACGCTTTTAAGCCGACCTGGCTGACGAATTATGAAATGGCGGTCGATCCGGCCTACGTCGAGTTTGCTCGCGACGTGATTGCCCGTGATACCGGGGAAATCGGCATGCATCTGCACGCGTGGAATAATCCACCGATACAGGACCTGACCGGTGACGACTGGCGGCACAAACCCTATCTGATTGAATACCCTGACGCGGTCATTCGCGAGAAAGTCAGCTATATCACCCGGCTGCTGGAAGACACTCTGCAGACGAAAATGCGCAGCCACCGCGCCGGGCGCTGGGCGTTTAATGAATTTTATGCCGGTTTACTGATTGAGCTGGGCTATCAGGTCGACTGTTCTGTTACGCCACGCGTGAACTGGCAGTTCTCGCCGGGCGCGCCGCAGGGCAACGGCGGTACTAATTATCAGCACTTTCCCGATCGCGCCTATTTTATCGATCCGCAGGATATCTCCCGGGCGGGCGATTCGCCGCTGCTGGAAGTGCCAATGAGCATTCAGTACAAGCACTCGGCGCTGATGAACGGGGTTAAGCAGGGCTGGGATCGGCTGCGTGGAAAGCAGCGCAGTCCGTCGGTCCACTGGCTGCGGCCAGGGCGCGGTAACCTACAGCAAATGATCGGCGTGGCGGAAAAAACGCTGGCCGAGGGCAGCGACTATGTGGAGTTCATGCTGCACTCGTCGGAGTTTATGCCCGGCGGCAGCCCGACGTTCAAAACCGCAGCGGATATCGATGCGCTGTACGACGATCTGGAACAGCTGTTCAGCTGGCTGCAGTCGCGTACGACGGGATTAACCTTATCAGAATATTACCAGAGTAAAGTGGGTTGA
- a CDS encoding glycosyltransferase family 9 protein, which translates to MSKKWKIKLANFFLDRYTARYGRLQDKSTFNSGIHFDNIVIYSTTALGDFMFNTPVIRAVRERYPHAHITLVVHEKNRELVEGGRDYNRVVYWNSKIKTLGPLLKSLREHQPDLALIMHSHLPYDVISAVMSGAKYIIRDNYSSGISGLEKWLTNYVFHYYGHFVRRKLELVSILGCRSDDPTMEIPAPFERAVKNPDQLTIGFQLGASTESRCWPVSHYVSLAEMLVAARPGVKIVLIGGGTDKERAQRFLQSVSAATLEQVDDRIGKTGLQQMITLLDGFDLLVTGDTGPLHVAIALKVKTISLFVTADPRSTGPIQDLELHRVIHLSRTGYTMPLEAESPMGVIQPQRVYDEVVEHLQLVR; encoded by the coding sequence ATGTCGAAGAAATGGAAGATTAAGCTCGCGAACTTTTTCCTTGACCGCTATACCGCCAGATACGGTCGTCTGCAGGATAAATCCACTTTCAACAGTGGGATTCATTTCGACAATATCGTTATCTATTCGACAACGGCACTCGGCGATTTTATGTTCAATACGCCCGTTATCCGCGCCGTACGCGAACGCTATCCGCATGCGCATATCACGCTGGTTGTGCATGAGAAAAACAGAGAGCTGGTGGAAGGCGGTCGCGACTATAACCGCGTTGTTTACTGGAACAGCAAAATCAAAACGCTGGGCCCACTGCTGAAATCATTACGGGAGCATCAGCCCGATCTGGCTCTGATCATGCATTCACATCTGCCCTATGATGTGATTAGCGCAGTGATGTCCGGCGCGAAATACATTATTCGCGATAACTACAGCTCTGGCATCAGCGGGCTGGAGAAATGGCTGACCAACTATGTCTTCCATTACTACGGACACTTTGTTCGTCGCAAGCTTGAGCTGGTTTCTATTCTGGGCTGCCGCAGTGACGATCCCACCATGGAAATCCCCGCACCCTTCGAGCGGGCGGTGAAAAATCCTGACCAGTTAACCATTGGTTTCCAACTGGGCGCATCAACCGAATCGCGCTGCTGGCCCGTTTCTCACTATGTCAGCCTGGCCGAAATGCTGGTGGCTGCCCGGCCGGGTGTGAAGATTGTGCTGATCGGGGGCGGGACGGACAAAGAAAGAGCGCAGCGCTTTCTGCAAAGCGTGAGTGCGGCCACCCTGGAACAGGTTGACGACCGGATTGGTAAAACCGGGTTACAGCAGATGATTACGCTGCTGGATGGCTTCGATCTGCTGGTGACCGGTGATACGGGGCCGCTGCACGTGGCGATTGCACTCAAGGTAAAAACAATCAGTCTTTTTGTCACTGCCGATCCGCGCTCTACCGGACCCATTCAGGATCTGGAACTGCATCGCGTTATTCATCTTTCCCGCACCGGCTATACGATGCCGCTGGAAGCAGAAAGCCCGATGGGGGTGATTCAGCCGCAGCGGGTCTATGATGAGGTTGTGGAACATCTGCAGCTGGTTCGGTAA
- a CDS encoding glycosyltransferase family 2 protein, whose amino-acid sequence MSEAENGRLLSIIIPFYNNEDFLGDSLESLLRQVDDDIEIVLVNDGSTDGSAALAQKVLDRYAHPHVIFISQQNGGIAHARNVGLQHASGQYVTFLDGDDLLSRHYLKTLRPLLFSGRYELIDFKYHIFADSAPSDPLPAESAFFASDFSQGVSCLMPLFSRSMWHLWNRIFHRTLLIGESFETGRRYEDVIFTPFFYFKTQKIGHIDHELYFYRDNSQGITRNVKEKDIEDMLFAMQKMLNFAAQHGHDKAIKQLAALMLLNCFNEVKAMSRKLYGYYFYPEKVRTVLAQAAELCDGTTVPKKKVRQMRFAYIDTWLSKLRWRLKW is encoded by the coding sequence ATGAGTGAGGCTGAAAACGGCCGTCTGCTCAGCATTATTATTCCCTTCTATAATAATGAAGATTTTCTGGGTGACAGCCTGGAATCATTATTGCGGCAGGTTGATGATGATATTGAGATCGTACTGGTTAATGACGGCTCGACGGACGGTTCAGCCGCCCTGGCGCAAAAGGTGCTGGATCGCTACGCCCATCCACACGTTATCTTTATCTCCCAGCAAAACGGGGGGATAGCACACGCACGCAACGTTGGGCTCCAGCATGCCAGCGGGCAGTATGTCACCTTCCTCGACGGCGATGATTTACTCAGCCGCCACTATCTGAAGACGCTTCGCCCGCTGCTGTTTTCCGGACGATATGAGTTAATAGATTTCAAATATCATATCTTTGCGGATTCAGCCCCGAGCGATCCCCTGCCCGCTGAGTCAGCCTTTTTCGCCAGCGACTTCAGTCAGGGGGTCAGCTGCCTGATGCCGCTTTTCAGCCGCTCCATGTGGCATCTCTGGAACAGGATTTTCCACCGCACCCTGCTTATCGGTGAATCTTTCGAAACGGGCCGGCGCTATGAAGATGTGATCTTTACGCCCTTCTTCTACTTCAAGACCCAAAAAATCGGCCATATCGATCACGAACTCTATTTTTATCGCGACAACAGCCAGGGCATAACCCGCAATGTTAAAGAAAAGGACATTGAAGATATGCTGTTTGCGATGCAGAAGATGCTGAATTTTGCGGCGCAGCACGGCCACGATAAGGCGATAAAACAGCTCGCCGCCCTGATGCTGCTGAACTGCTTTAACGAAGTGAAGGCCATGTCCAGGAAGCTCTACGGCTACTACTTCTATCCGGAAAAAGTCCGGACGGTATTAGCGCAGGCCGCCGAGCTGTGCGATGGCACTACCGTACCGAAGAAAAAGGTCCGGCAGATGCGATTCGCTTATATCGATACCTGGCTGTCGAAACTTCGCTGGCGGCTGAAGTGGTAA